Genomic segment of Chromatiales bacterium:
CGACCCGCGCGATGCGGCGCGCTTCTACAACGCGTCGAAGATCGCCTCGGCGTTGACCGTCGGCTGCGGGGCGAACTCACCGTTTCTGTTCGGCCGCAATCTCTGGGCCGAGACGCGCATCCCGTTGTTCGAGCAGTCCGTGGATGTCGGCGCGCCCGAGTCGGGACAACGCGTCAGCTTCGGCATCGATTACGCCCGTGACTCCATCACCGAGTGCTTCACCGGCAACCTGCATCGCTATCCGGTGCTGCTGCCGCTGGTGGCCGCCGACCACCCGCCAACCGACCTCGCGCACCTGCGCCTGCATAACGGCACGATCTGGCGCTGGAACCGTCCGCTGGTGAGCCTGACCGATGACGCGGTCTCGGTGCGGATCGAGCACCGGGTGTTGCCGGCCGGCCCGACCGTGCTGGATGCGATGGCGAACGCTGCGTTTTACGTCGGGCTCGCGATCGCACTGGCGGAGTCCGCGGACCCGCCGGAGCAGCGCCTGGACTTCTCGGCGGCGGACACGAACTTCTACTCCGCTGCACGCGAGGGCCTGGCCGCCCGTGTGCGCTGGCTGGACGGCCGCAGCCACGACCTCAACGATCTTGTCGCTGGCGCCGGACTGAAGCTTGCCCGCGACGGCCTCCGCCGCGGCGGCGTCGATGCCGACTTGGCGGGCGATCTACTCGCGGTCATCGCCGAGCGCGTGCGCCGAGGTCAAAACGGCGCAGCCTGGCAGCGGGCGTGGGTCGAACACCATGGTCGGGACCTTGCGGGACTCACGGCCGCATACCTGGAACTCCAGGACCGCGGCACCCCGGTACATCAGTGGCCGGTATGACCCCCTTTCGCCAGCTCGACGCACTGCCAGCGGGTTTTCTGGACTGGCCCGCCAGCGCGCTCGCACGAGAACTCGGCGCGCCCACCCTCATCCACCTGCCGGGCCGGCGCGAACCGGCACTGTTCGTTTCGGTCCTGATGCATGGCAACGAGCCAACCGGCTGGCACGCCGTGCAGGCCCTGCTGCGCGACCATGCCGGGCGCGAGCTGCCGCGCGCGCTGTCGCTGTTCATCGGCAATGTGGAGGCCGCCGCGCAGAACCGGCGTTTTCTGCCGGATCAGCCCGATTTCAACCGCGTCTGGCCCGGAACCGACCTGCACGATCATCCGGTCGCGCGGATGCTGGCCGAGGTCACCGGGATCATGCGCGCGCGCAGCGTGTTCGCGAGCGTCGACATCCACAACAACACGGGCCTCAACCCGCACTACGGCTGCGTCAATCACCCGGGCGCCGGGTACCTGCAACTCGCGACGCTGTTTTCGCGCACGGTGGTGTATTTCCTGCGACCACGTGGCGTGCAGTCCATGGCGTTCGGCGAATTCACCCCGGCCGTCACACTCGAATGCGGCCGGCCCGACGATGCCGCCGGCATCGCCCATGCCCGGGAATATCTGGAGTCCTGTCTGCGCCTCGCCGAGGTGCCGGATTCGCCCGTCGCGGCGCACGACATCGATCTGTTCCACACCATCGCGACCGTGAAGGTGCCCGACGGCGTGGGCTTCGGCTTCGGCACCCACGATCAGACCCTGAATCTGGCCGCCGATGCCGACCGGCTGAATTTTCGCGAACTTCCGGCCGGCACCGAGCTGGGTCGCGTAGCCGGCGGCCAAGGTCTGCCGCTGGACGTGCGCGACGAATTCGGCGCCGATGTTGCCGCACAGCTGTTCGCCCTGGACGAGTGCCGGCTCGTCACCCGGCGCAACCTGATGCCGTCCATGCTGACCTTGGATACCCGCGTGGTCCGTCAGGACTGTCTGTGCTACCTCATGGAGCGACTGCCCGACGCCGCAGGCGTGGCTCGCCACGGACCTGCCGAGTGTCCTGTCCCGCAATGATCTATCGTCTCTGCGTGACTGAGCAGGGCTGAATCAAGGCGGCGATTCGCAGCCATAGCCAGGCTATGGACAGGATCGCCAACGCTGAGTCAGCCCTGCCCAGCCGCGCCCGCAGGGAGGGCCCCTACGGTTCGAGGGCGGTGTTGCGCCGCTTGCCAATGGAATGACCATTGCCTTCACGACGCGCCTTGCCCTCGAACCGTAGTAACCCTCAGAAATGACAGATC
This window contains:
- a CDS encoding succinylglutamate desuccinylase/aspartoacylase family protein codes for the protein MTPFRQLDALPAGFLDWPASALARELGAPTLIHLPGRREPALFVSVLMHGNEPTGWHAVQALLRDHAGRELPRALSLFIGNVEAAAQNRRFLPDQPDFNRVWPGTDLHDHPVARMLAEVTGIMRARSVFASVDIHNNTGLNPHYGCVNHPGAGYLQLATLFSRTVVYFLRPRGVQSMAFGEFTPAVTLECGRPDDAAGIAHAREYLESCLRLAEVPDSPVAAHDIDLFHTIATVKVPDGVGFGFGTHDQTLNLAADADRLNFRELPAGTELGRVAGGQGLPLDVRDEFGADVAAQLFALDECRLVTRRNLMPSMLTLDTRVVRQDCLCYLMERLPDAAGVARHGPAECPVPQ
- a CDS encoding glutamate--cysteine ligase, yielding MGQEIDQRRFTDDDFARFRERLAVETRLVVERIEAFSGDRVPYRIGCELESCLVDPRSGGPAPDNERLIAALDDPMVVPELSRFDFELNASPALLAGDGFAQLQADLHARWLRCAGAASSLDRRAAMIGILPTLREGDLTLANMSHGNRYAALNDQVMALRGGRPIHIDLDGVERLELDHGDVMLESAATSFQVHLEVDPRDAARFYNASKIASALTVGCGANSPFLFGRNLWAETRIPLFEQSVDVGAPESGQRVSFGIDYARDSITECFTGNLHRYPVLLPLVAADHPPTDLAHLRLHNGTIWRWNRPLVSLTDDAVSVRIEHRVLPAGPTVLDAMANAAFYVGLAIALAESADPPEQRLDFSAADTNFYSAAREGLAARVRWLDGRSHDLNDLVAGAGLKLARDGLRRGGVDADLAGDLLAVIAERVRRGQNGAAWQRAWVEHHGRDLAGLTAAYLELQDRGTPVHQWPV